One Paraburkholderia sp. PREW-6R genomic region harbors:
- a CDS encoding MarR family transcriptional regulator, translated as MKTRVQTEELRQAKAFLTRLSGEKRTAQGVAFPPESYRYELSQVQILSTLLERLYTKEMLPLHELPLLEWRLLEAIGSSPGITAAEFSRYWVYDKVTVSRALRALKARDLVESAPHATDGRRVELRLTEAGQAAFNDQLAAKHRHLEALSSVLSEKEMTEFTRVSRKLIDHFRRVDEGAD; from the coding sequence GTGAAGACACGGGTGCAAACCGAAGAATTACGCCAGGCAAAGGCGTTCCTGACGCGGCTGTCGGGTGAGAAACGCACGGCGCAAGGAGTCGCGTTTCCGCCGGAAAGCTACCGGTACGAGCTGTCGCAGGTACAGATCCTGTCGACGCTGCTCGAGCGTCTCTATACGAAAGAGATGCTGCCCTTGCACGAATTGCCGCTGCTGGAGTGGCGTCTGCTCGAGGCAATCGGAAGTTCGCCGGGCATTACGGCGGCGGAGTTCTCTCGCTATTGGGTATATGACAAGGTGACGGTGAGCCGCGCGTTGCGCGCGCTGAAAGCCCGCGACCTGGTTGAATCGGCCCCACACGCTACCGACGGCCGCCGTGTCGAGCTTCGTCTGACAGAAGCAGGGCAAGCTGCTTTCAACGATCAACTGGCCGCCAAACATCGCCATCTCGAAGCACTCTCTTCCGTGCTGAGCGAGAAGGAGATGACAGAGTTCACGCGTGTTTCGCGCAAGCTCATTGATCATTTCAGGCGAGTGGACGAAGGCGCAGATTAG
- a CDS encoding porin: MRKVLTGIALAIACISSVHAQSSVTLYGILDAGITYVSNQKGHSTVIEDTGIAQANRWGLLGSEDLGGGMKAVFTLENGFTLGNGTLGQGGAMFGRTAAVGLTGRFGTLTLGRQYDFMLDNIVFDTAIARFGGVYATHLLDIDRLAGEQVNNSVKYVTGNVSGLSAGAMYGFSNVAGSFGGTSGAPRFTSFGLNYDNGSPFAIGAAYTNANGTGASVAEAALLGTSIRNIGVGARYRFGSLTVFGNYTNNRVSGVPGTGKLLVSVVEGGCDYFFSPDLNGGIAYMYNHYPTVQFGQMSAALHYLFSKRTDVYVSANFAHSNSAAHPAGLFLIVNPATNVGYSTSQNQLALRIGLRTKF; this comes from the coding sequence ATGAGAAAAGTACTGACCGGTATCGCGCTCGCGATAGCCTGCATTTCGTCCGTTCATGCGCAAAGCTCGGTAACGCTGTACGGTATTCTCGATGCGGGCATTACCTACGTGAGCAATCAGAAAGGCCACAGTACCGTCATCGAAGATACGGGTATTGCCCAGGCGAATCGCTGGGGCTTGCTGGGATCCGAAGATCTCGGTGGCGGCATGAAAGCGGTCTTCACGCTGGAGAACGGTTTCACGCTCGGCAACGGCACGCTCGGTCAGGGCGGAGCAATGTTTGGACGGACGGCTGCCGTCGGACTGACTGGACGGTTCGGCACATTGACGCTGGGACGTCAGTACGATTTCATGCTCGATAACATCGTATTCGATACGGCTATCGCGCGATTCGGTGGCGTCTACGCTACGCACCTGCTGGACATCGATCGCCTTGCAGGAGAACAGGTGAACAATTCGGTGAAGTACGTGACCGGTAATGTGTCCGGTTTGAGTGCAGGGGCGATGTATGGCTTTAGCAACGTGGCGGGTTCGTTTGGCGGAACGTCCGGTGCGCCACGCTTCACGAGCTTCGGCCTGAATTACGACAACGGCAGTCCGTTCGCGATCGGTGCGGCTTATACCAACGCCAATGGTACGGGCGCCTCTGTGGCCGAAGCCGCTTTGCTCGGCACATCCATCCGGAACATCGGCGTGGGTGCGCGCTATCGCTTTGGATCGTTGACGGTATTCGGCAACTATACGAACAATCGCGTGAGCGGCGTGCCAGGCACGGGCAAACTGCTAGTGAGCGTGGTGGAGGGCGGCTGTGATTACTTCTTCTCGCCGGATCTGAACGGGGGTATTGCGTACATGTACAACCACTATCCGACTGTCCAGTTTGGGCAAATGAGCGCGGCGCTGCACTACCTGTTTTCGAAACGGACTGACGTATATGTCAGTGCCAACTTTGCTCACAGTAACTCGGCCGCTCACCCGGCCGGACTTTTTCTGATTGTGAATCCAGCGACGAATGTGGGGTATTCGACGAGTCAGAATCAACTCGCCTTGCGCATTGGCTTGCGGACCAAGTTCTAA
- a CDS encoding alpha/beta hydrolase fold domain-containing protein: MMNIHYFSASDEDRRFAAALLGDGGFTQVYADPQSAADMRDATRAILQSKAYAVDAPDVVVTSLQIAGVPCERIATSDADASGLIVFLHGGGFVRGSLELGRQSAIELAVLSRRPVLAIGFRQAPEHRFPAASLDVLHVYRTLLAQGHASEAIVFVGESAGGCLALTLPARVVRGECPLPAGMAGLCPMADLQMHGASWYVNASRDIATREMGKRMLDLYIDDADRSDPLAAPLNTPYDANANVLLCVGANEVMLSDVERFADHAERAGACVALNLYETMPHGFTKFDTPLARKAMRHTADWCVDRLADAR, translated from the coding sequence ATGATGAACATCCACTACTTTTCCGCGAGCGATGAAGATCGCCGTTTTGCCGCCGCATTGCTTGGCGACGGCGGATTTACCCAGGTCTACGCGGACCCGCAGTCGGCAGCCGACATGCGCGATGCAACGCGGGCGATCCTGCAATCGAAGGCCTATGCAGTCGATGCGCCGGACGTCGTCGTCACCTCTCTGCAAATCGCCGGTGTACCGTGCGAGAGGATTGCCACGAGCGATGCAGACGCCAGTGGGCTCATTGTGTTTCTCCACGGTGGCGGCTTCGTGCGTGGCAGTCTTGAGCTGGGTCGCCAAAGCGCGATCGAACTGGCGGTGTTATCAAGGCGCCCCGTGCTCGCGATCGGCTTCCGGCAGGCACCTGAGCACCGCTTTCCCGCAGCAAGTCTGGACGTTCTCCACGTCTATCGCACGTTGCTCGCGCAAGGGCACGCGAGCGAGGCGATCGTGTTCGTTGGCGAATCGGCGGGCGGGTGTCTCGCGCTGACGTTGCCGGCGCGCGTCGTGCGCGGCGAATGTCCGTTGCCCGCCGGCATGGCAGGCCTGTGTCCGATGGCCGATTTGCAGATGCACGGTGCCTCATGGTACGTGAATGCCTCACGCGATATCGCCACGCGTGAAATGGGCAAGCGCATGCTCGATCTCTATATCGACGACGCCGACAGGAGCGATCCACTCGCGGCACCGTTGAACACGCCCTATGACGCGAATGCCAACGTGCTGCTGTGCGTGGGCGCGAACGAAGTGATGTTGAGCGACGTCGAGCGTTTCGCCGATCACGCAGAACGTGCTGGCGCATGCGTCGCGCTGAATCTTTACGAAACCATGCCACACGGTTTCACCAAATTCGACACGCCGCTCGCGCGCAAAGCGATGCGACACACAGCGGACTGGTGCGTCGATCGTCTGGCCGACGCACGTTAG
- a CDS encoding GntR family transcriptional regulator, translating to MGNYTFTDTTGLPDKNMPPRTVPSVAEDDNPAPLVQRAEKSPIDRDSPLPIYVQIKRRLLAEIHAWSHADRPFTPEHELSARFGVARATMRQAMSELVNEGYLVRRRGLGTFVMTEKVVERIDMSMNFIEQWASLGRKMTFELLRVEKTLCPCAWQGRMKLDGNAEVWQVVRLRRAERVPVSIDYRMINARFADTLRKRDLERHSILDLLNPGARPITAEFGLECREADVGDAEYLNLVPGDLVLTRHMTYLTGNEEVAMAGTSLYRPDQARWSVRVPLEEGAPRADRDG from the coding sequence ATGGGTAACTATACATTCACCGATACCACAGGTCTGCCGGACAAAAACATGCCGCCTCGTACCGTACCGTCCGTCGCCGAAGACGACAACCCCGCGCCGCTCGTGCAGCGCGCGGAGAAGTCGCCGATCGATCGCGACTCGCCGTTGCCGATCTACGTGCAGATCAAGCGGCGCCTGCTGGCGGAGATCCACGCGTGGTCGCATGCAGACCGGCCGTTCACGCCTGAGCATGAATTGTCGGCCCGTTTCGGCGTGGCGCGCGCGACAATGCGCCAGGCGATGAGCGAACTGGTGAACGAAGGCTATCTGGTTCGCCGTCGCGGCCTCGGAACGTTCGTGATGACGGAAAAAGTGGTCGAACGGATCGACATGTCGATGAACTTCATCGAGCAGTGGGCAAGCCTCGGCCGCAAGATGACATTCGAATTGCTGCGGGTGGAGAAGACGTTATGCCCGTGCGCCTGGCAGGGCCGCATGAAGCTCGATGGCAACGCCGAAGTCTGGCAGGTAGTGCGTCTGCGCCGCGCCGAACGGGTGCCGGTGTCGATCGACTACCGGATGATCAATGCGCGTTTTGCGGATACGTTGCGCAAGCGCGATCTGGAGCGCCATTCGATTCTCGATCTGCTGAATCCCGGTGCCAGGCCAATTACCGCCGAGTTCGGGCTCGAATGCCGCGAAGCCGATGTGGGCGACGCGGAGTATCTGAACCTGGTGCCGGGAGACCTCGTGCTGACGCGCCATATGACGTACCTCACCGGCAACGAAGAAGTGGCGATGGCGGGCACGTCGCTTTACCGTCCCGACCAGGCGCGCTGGTCCGTGCGCGTGCCGCTCGAGGAAGGCGCGCCGCGCGCCGATCGCGACGGCTGA
- a CDS encoding alkene reductase, whose product MSSEALFTPVRMGDLDLRNRIVMAPLTRMRANPGDQVPTDLQAEYYAQRASAGLIVAEATAISPAGFGWADTPGLWSPQQVRGWRRVTDAVHAAGGRIVAQLWHTGAISHPDLRDGALPLSASNVNVQHESVTPAGRKPTVMPRAMTLDEIRQTVADYAGAARNAMEAGFDGVQILANYLYLLAQFLNRTTNRRTDRYGGSIQNRARILFEVIEAVLQDVEPGRVGVKISPMHESGPFAANDETLPAAEYAIRELDGYGLSHLLLMGNTTDFTGTPLEPLMGDGMFHHFRPIFHGKLIANVNMDAERGNRLIEGGLADMVAFGRPFISNPDLVEKLAARAPLAEVDWSTVYGSGPQGYSDYPATRRAHA is encoded by the coding sequence TCTGAAGCTCTTTTTACGCCTGTCCGCATGGGCGATCTCGATCTGCGCAACCGTATCGTGATGGCGCCGTTGACTCGCATGCGCGCGAATCCGGGCGATCAGGTACCCACTGATCTCCAGGCCGAGTACTACGCGCAACGTGCTTCCGCCGGCCTGATCGTCGCGGAAGCCACGGCAATCAGTCCCGCGGGCTTCGGCTGGGCCGATACGCCCGGGCTCTGGAGCCCGCAGCAGGTGCGCGGCTGGCGACGCGTGACGGATGCGGTGCATGCCGCAGGTGGCCGTATCGTGGCGCAACTCTGGCACACCGGCGCGATCTCCCACCCGGACCTGCGCGACGGCGCGCTGCCGCTGTCGGCTTCGAACGTGAATGTCCAGCATGAGTCGGTCACGCCCGCAGGCCGCAAACCGACCGTCATGCCGCGAGCCATGACCCTGGACGAGATTCGACAGACCGTGGCGGACTATGCAGGCGCGGCCCGCAACGCGATGGAAGCGGGTTTCGATGGCGTGCAGATTCTCGCGAATTATCTTTACCTGCTCGCGCAGTTCCTGAACCGCACCACCAATCGCCGCACGGATCGCTACGGCGGCAGCATCCAGAACCGCGCACGCATTCTGTTCGAGGTCATCGAGGCCGTGCTCCAGGATGTCGAACCGGGCAGGGTGGGCGTGAAGATCAGCCCGATGCACGAGAGCGGCCCATTCGCTGCGAACGACGAGACGCTCCCAGCAGCTGAATACGCTATCCGTGAACTCGACGGCTATGGTTTGTCGCATCTGCTGCTGATGGGCAACACAACGGATTTCACCGGCACGCCGCTCGAACCCTTGATGGGGGACGGCATGTTCCACCATTTTCGGCCGATTTTCCACGGCAAGCTGATTGCGAACGTCAATATGGACGCCGAACGCGGCAACCGCCTGATCGAGGGAGGGCTCGCCGACATGGTGGCGTTTGGGCGTCCCTTCATTTCGAACCCCGATCTGGTCGAGAAGCTTGCCGCCCGCGCGCCGCTGGCCGAGGTGGACTGGTCCACGGTCTACGGCTCGGGTCCGCAAGGCTATTCCGATTATCCCGCCACGCGACGCGCGCATGCCTGA
- a CDS encoding nuclear transport factor 2 family protein: MSKTTPEQNKALVLEAFDTLFNKRDYAAAERFWSDRYIQHSAHIAPGREGLFALIRTLPDTLRYENQLIVADGDYVIAHGRFSGNGRPAAWIAADVVRFEDGKLAEHWDVLQDEATEAQSVSGLPMFGDRFPA, encoded by the coding sequence ATGAGCAAGACGACACCCGAGCAGAACAAGGCCCTCGTCCTCGAGGCGTTCGATACGTTATTCAACAAGCGCGACTACGCGGCAGCCGAACGCTTCTGGTCGGACCGCTATATTCAGCATAGCGCGCATATCGCGCCCGGACGTGAGGGTCTTTTTGCGCTGATCCGCACGCTGCCTGACACGTTACGCTACGAGAACCAGCTCATCGTGGCAGACGGCGACTACGTCATCGCGCACGGCCGCTTCTCGGGAAATGGCAGACCCGCCGCGTGGATTGCAGCCGACGTTGTCCGCTTTGAAGACGGCAAACTCGCCGAGCACTGGGACGTACTGCAAGATGAAGCGACTGAGGCGCAATCCGTAAGCGGCTTGCCGATGTTCGGCGATCGCTTCCCGGCTTGA
- a CDS encoding ABC transporter substrate-binding protein, with protein MYFGIQTKWSLKRAARVYAWLRLGVVAVPMLCAALGTASAQAQVKIGSILSVTGPAAFLGEDMKAAMQMAVDDLNAKGGINGQKVEWVFYDGESQAAKAINATRRLLSQDKVSVIVGGGNMSGIALAMQPLAEKAAVPFVSTEGAMTIVYPAAQRKFAFKSTVDDDQVLERLADYFAKNKITKIAFLADSSGFGQSAVEQLKTIAPKRHLEVVYQSFNPADTDLTPQLGAAKSADVGAIVCWTVTPAGLIFIKQANQMGLTMPLIHSYGFVDQRYMQLAGEDARKLLLVSVKFPVGADLPDSDPVKANITDLTKRFEARYKHAPNQFVAQSYDAIMLAAQAMQKAGPKADGAAIANAFTSIQGYKGISGIYSFSADRHSGLSKDDTVMVRYDGQRFRLADYR; from the coding sequence ATGTATTTCGGCATCCAAACTAAATGGTCGTTAAAGCGTGCCGCACGTGTTTATGCATGGCTGCGGCTCGGCGTGGTCGCGGTGCCGATGCTGTGCGCGGCGCTCGGCACCGCGTCTGCGCAGGCTCAGGTGAAGATCGGCTCGATTCTGTCGGTGACGGGGCCGGCGGCTTTCCTCGGCGAAGACATGAAGGCCGCCATGCAGATGGCCGTAGACGATCTGAACGCGAAGGGCGGTATCAACGGACAGAAAGTCGAATGGGTGTTTTACGACGGCGAGAGCCAGGCGGCCAAGGCGATCAACGCGACGCGCCGTCTGCTCTCGCAGGACAAGGTCTCGGTTATCGTCGGCGGCGGCAATATGAGCGGGATCGCGCTCGCGATGCAGCCGCTCGCGGAAAAGGCGGCCGTGCCGTTCGTGTCGACCGAAGGCGCGATGACGATCGTCTATCCGGCCGCGCAGCGCAAGTTCGCTTTCAAGAGCACGGTGGACGACGATCAGGTACTTGAGCGCCTGGCGGACTATTTCGCCAAGAACAAGATCACGAAGATCGCGTTTCTGGCCGATAGCAGCGGCTTCGGACAGAGCGCGGTCGAACAGCTCAAGACCATCGCACCGAAGCGGCATCTGGAGGTGGTCTATCAGTCGTTCAATCCGGCCGATACCGATCTGACGCCGCAACTGGGCGCCGCAAAATCCGCCGACGTAGGCGCGATCGTATGCTGGACGGTGACGCCCGCCGGCCTCATTTTCATCAAGCAGGCAAACCAGATGGGCCTGACGATGCCGCTGATTCACAGCTATGGCTTCGTCGATCAGCGCTATATGCAGCTGGCCGGCGAGGATGCCAGAAAGCTGCTGCTGGTGTCGGTCAAGTTTCCGGTCGGTGCGGATCTGCCGGATAGCGATCCGGTGAAAGCGAACATCACCGATCTGACGAAGCGTTTCGAAGCACGCTACAAGCACGCGCCAAACCAGTTCGTCGCGCAGTCGTACGACGCGATCATGCTGGCCGCGCAAGCGATGCAGAAAGCCGGACCGAAAGCCGACGGCGCCGCCATCGCCAACGCGTTCACGAGCATCCAAGGTTACAAGGGCATCAGCGGCATTTACTCGTTTTCCGCCGATCGCCATTCAGGACTGAGCAAAGACGACACCGTGATGGTGCGTTACGACGGACAGCGTTTCAGGCTGGCCGACTATCGCTGA
- a CDS encoding SDR family NAD(P)-dependent oxidoreductase, whose translation MNISGNTIFITGGGSGIGRGLAEALHQRGNKVIIAGRRRSHLDEVVAANPGMAAIELDITDPASIERVAAQLIEDYPDLNVLINNAGVMQPDTAAGRIDDALMVSTIATNLAGPIRMTSALIEHLKTKNDAVVAYTSSVLAFVPLAMTAVYSSTKAALHSYILSQRFLLRDTTVRVIEIAPPWVRTDLMNSREAEQAMPLDAFIDETIAILGTDSNEVLVEGATLFRANPGPGEHDLVNGFNAQMAELFGD comes from the coding sequence ATGAATATCAGCGGAAACACTATCTTCATTACAGGCGGCGGTTCGGGAATCGGCCGCGGGCTGGCCGAAGCGCTGCATCAACGTGGCAACAAGGTCATCATCGCCGGACGACGGCGCAGCCATCTCGACGAAGTGGTGGCGGCGAACCCCGGCATGGCGGCGATCGAACTTGATATTACCGATCCTGCAAGCATCGAACGGGTAGCGGCGCAGCTGATCGAGGACTATCCCGATCTCAATGTGCTGATTAACAACGCGGGTGTGATGCAGCCCGATACCGCTGCGGGCCGGATCGACGATGCGCTGATGGTCTCCACCATCGCGACCAACCTGGCCGGTCCGATCCGGATGACATCCGCGCTGATCGAGCATCTCAAGACGAAGAACGATGCCGTTGTCGCCTATACGAGTTCCGTGCTGGCCTTCGTGCCGCTCGCTATGACCGCGGTGTATTCGTCGACCAAGGCGGCGTTGCATTCTTACATCCTGTCACAGCGTTTCTTGCTGCGCGATACCACTGTGCGTGTAATCGAAATCGCGCCGCCGTGGGTCCGCACGGACCTGATGAACAGCCGTGAAGCGGAACAGGCCATGCCGCTAGACGCGTTTATCGACGAAACAATTGCCATTCTTGGCACTGACTCGAATGAAGTGTTGGTCGAAGGCGCCACGCTGTTCCGTGCGAACCCGGGCCCGGGCGAGCATGATCTCGTTAACGGGTTTAACGCGCAGATGGCAGAGTTGTTCGGCGACTGA
- a CDS encoding MFS transporter, whose protein sequence is MDSTGLTGHMPPGRAHRWMVVALFAAAFAFAYVDRQILTLLIDPIRHSLGLSDTQVGLLQGLAFALCFAIGGIPLGWLVDNRNRVRVASGCIALWSVATASSGLASGYAQLLAVRSATALSEAGCSPAALSIFSDLFPPRMLPRATAIYTAAPYIGGSASLVAGGFLLNHFVHTGGMDLPGIGHLQPWQAVFTVVGAPGLLLALLILFGVREPQRSEDAEKKKNSASLRDVMRFVTRDAAHLRGYFCGYTCILAAFFSLITWYPTFAIRSHFGSAASLGPVLGIAFLLCGLAGSLGGQGFVGRVADTEVVGRVIRLAARFSLMLIPAIVLMAFGKTLVWSAAGYAVMVFVISMLTSLMPIPLQVGVPNRMRGRVIGCFIFGVNVVGTGAGPLLVGAASDRLAVGPVDAHALSVSLAVVLLVCACAAYFSFKGALRKLMRVTAPAPRPVSHSTDIA, encoded by the coding sequence ATGGATTCAACCGGTTTAACAGGCCACATGCCGCCTGGCCGCGCCCACCGGTGGATGGTGGTGGCATTGTTCGCAGCGGCCTTCGCATTCGCCTATGTCGACCGCCAGATTCTCACGCTACTCATCGATCCCATCCGGCACAGCCTTGGCCTTAGCGACACACAAGTGGGCTTGCTGCAGGGCCTCGCGTTTGCATTGTGCTTTGCGATTGGCGGCATACCGCTCGGCTGGCTGGTGGATAACCGCAATCGCGTGCGGGTCGCATCGGGTTGTATCGCGCTATGGAGTGTCGCGACAGCGTCGTCGGGGCTCGCGTCCGGCTACGCGCAACTATTGGCCGTGCGTTCGGCCACGGCGCTATCGGAGGCAGGTTGTTCGCCGGCCGCTTTGTCGATCTTCTCCGATCTCTTTCCACCTCGAATGCTGCCGCGCGCAACGGCAATCTACACCGCGGCACCGTACATCGGCGGCAGCGCTTCGCTCGTTGCGGGTGGTTTTCTGTTGAATCATTTCGTCCACACCGGTGGAATGGACTTGCCCGGAATTGGGCATTTGCAACCCTGGCAGGCGGTCTTTACCGTTGTCGGCGCGCCGGGGCTGCTCCTTGCGTTGCTCATCCTGTTCGGCGTGCGCGAACCCCAACGCAGCGAGGACGCGGAAAAGAAAAAGAACAGTGCCAGCCTGCGCGACGTGATGCGCTTCGTGACCCGCGATGCAGCCCATCTGCGGGGCTACTTTTGCGGTTATACGTGCATTCTCGCGGCCTTTTTCTCGTTGATCACGTGGTATCCAACGTTCGCGATCCGCAGCCACTTCGGCTCGGCGGCGTCGCTCGGCCCCGTGCTTGGGATCGCGTTCCTGCTGTGTGGATTGGCCGGTTCGTTGGGCGGCCAAGGGTTCGTTGGGCGCGTTGCGGATACGGAAGTCGTCGGTCGTGTAATTCGCCTGGCTGCGCGATTCAGCCTGATGCTCATTCCCGCGATAGTGCTGATGGCATTTGGCAAGACGCTCGTATGGTCTGCTGCCGGCTACGCGGTAATGGTCTTCGTGATCAGCATGTTGACGTCGCTGATGCCGATTCCGTTGCAGGTGGGCGTGCCAAACCGCATGCGTGGGCGCGTGATCGGCTGCTTCATCTTTGGTGTCAATGTTGTCGGAACCGGCGCTGGACCGCTGCTGGTAGGTGCGGCAAGTGACCGTCTCGCCGTCGGTCCCGTCGACGCGCACGCGCTTTCCGTGTCACTCGCCGTCGTGCTGCTCGTCTGCGCGTGTGCCGCGTACTTTTCATTCAAAGGTGCGCTCAGAAAACTGATGCGCGTGACCGCGCCCGCGCCCCGTCCGGTTTCCCACTCCACCGATATTGCATGA
- a CDS encoding NAD(P)-binding domain-containing protein, with protein sequence MTSLKISVLGTGDMGGAIATAVSRRTRHAVKVRGAQPGSASALRLTDELGVTEASKQDLLASDVVFVVVPAAEIERAAATLSGYRGIVVAVSVSGSVGRDGLPSSAERIATALPQASVVSAFTSIWSNVIREPGESGRTSVFVSSDDENAKAVVSSLATELGFEPVNGGPLSTALYAEVMGMFAVRLATDSGYGRTISFRAFNAG encoded by the coding sequence GTGACAAGTCTCAAGATATCGGTCCTTGGAACTGGCGACATGGGCGGCGCCATTGCTACTGCGGTCAGTCGCAGGACACGTCACGCCGTAAAGGTGCGCGGCGCCCAGCCAGGCAGTGCGTCGGCGCTCAGGTTAACGGACGAACTCGGTGTAACGGAAGCGTCGAAGCAGGATCTTCTCGCCAGCGACGTCGTATTCGTCGTCGTGCCGGCTGCTGAGATTGAGCGGGCTGCGGCCACCTTAAGCGGTTATCGGGGCATCGTAGTGGCGGTATCGGTGTCGGGCAGCGTCGGGCGGGACGGTCTGCCCAGCTCGGCGGAGCGCATCGCGACGGCACTGCCGCAGGCAAGCGTGGTGAGCGCCTTTACCTCGATCTGGTCGAACGTCATCCGCGAACCGGGAGAGTCAGGCAGGACCAGCGTGTTCGTCAGCTCGGACGACGAGAACGCGAAAGCGGTCGTGTCGAGTCTGGCCACGGAACTGGGGTTCGAGCCTGTCAATGGTGGGCCGCTCTCAACGGCCCTTTACGCGGAGGTGATGGGCATGTTTGCCGTGCGTCTTGCCACGGACTCGGGCTACGGTCGAACGATCAGCTTCCGTGCTTTCAACGCGGGCTGA